A genomic segment from Spinacia oleracea cultivar Varoflay chromosome 3, BTI_SOV_V1, whole genome shotgun sequence encodes:
- the LOC110781906 gene encoding protein FAR1-RELATED SEQUENCE 5-like, with translation MRETLKLKSLSSSSNFSLLQQLLSPPTASLSSSFNNGGRFNRFEYRFKSRAIEEKLYNYDENLENHREVYDVEDEDEGTSQQVMVANQCIEEGSIIHSIDTNHNIFENPNNEQEENIDKELDGSLIGEARKTTDEIYDLYCKHAAIIDPEFFFRVRLNAEGKVECLFWRDSMMREDYKIYGDVLVFDTTFRTNKYNLICAPFVGINNHWKNTMFACAFIGDETTESFVWVFETFLKAMGGKHPISIFTDQDADIAAGIEQVFPSSRHRLCLWHLSKNANSRFGLLKSDKNFKNAFYKCLSGCITPNDFEETWKSMINTFKLEKDDWFNRLYGLKEKWCTALSKDFFSADILSSQRSESTNHAVGFKANKSTTLTEFYSIFQATINRWRKTEEKDDFDCTRGIPTSELSMSAILKQAANVYTITLFRDFEEEFKLSVASSTMFKGSVGRTMFFEVWIEGITGSRQEVQYKMEDSTVTCTCKNFEESGWLCFHCLRILHLHSINTIPDRYITTRWTRYAKKQIWERVDTIKREKGEINNFTGWRLHMIRRYYNLILKGHKIAKARKFIEEKFKMDNKAVDEIIKKEEERKAKEEAAKIAEQEKAKAEAQRETQDGESTNSEITIVLDPDRANTKGKSKKRIKGQYDNYKQPSKKGKKKHKEF, from the exons ATGCGCGAAACCCTAAAATTGAAATCTCTCTCCTCCAGCAGCAACTTCTCTCTCCTACAAcagcttctctctcctccaacagCTTCTCTCTCTTCGAGCTTCAACAATGGAGGACGATTTAATCGATTTGAATATCGATTTAAATCGCGCGCAATAGAAGAAAAATTGTATAATTATGACG aaaactTAGAGAATCATAGAGAAGTATATGatgttgaagatgaagatgaaggcaCATCTCAGCAAGTTATGGTTGCAAATCAATGTATTGAAGAAG gTTCAATAATACATTCAATTGATACAAACCACAACATTTTTGAAAATCCAAATAATGAGCAGGAAGAAAACATTGATAAAGAATTAGATGGCAGTTTAATTGGAGAAGCAAGGAAAACAACCGATGAGATTTATGATCTATATTGCAAACATGCTGCTATTATTG ATCCCGAGTTCTTTTTCAGAGTAAGACTCAATGCTGAAGGAAAAGTTGAGTGCCTATTTTGGAGGGATTCTATGATGAGAGAAGATTACAAAATATATGGAGATGTTCTAGTTTTTGATACTACATTCAGAACCAATAAGTACAATCTCATATGTGCTCCATTTGTTGGTATCAATAACCATTGGAAAAACACAATGTTTGCTTGTGCTTTCATTGGGGATGAAACCACAGAATCTTTCGTTTGGGTGTTTGAAACTTTTCTGAAGGCTATGGGAGGAAAGCACCCTATATCAATTTTCACTGATCAAGATGCAGATATTGCTGCTGGAATAGAACAG GTTTTTCCTTCTTCAAGACACAGGTTATGCTTGTGGCACTTGAGTAAAAATGCAAACAGTAGGTTTGGTTTATTGAAGTCTgataaaaacttcaaaaacgCATTCTACAAGTGTTTAAGTGGGTGTATAACACcaaatgattttgaagaaacttgGAAATCTATGATCAACACTTTTAAGCTGGAAAAAGATGACTGGTTCAACAGATTGTATGGTCTTAAAGAAAAATGGTGTACagctttaagtaaagattttttttctgCCGATATACTTTCTTCACAAAGAAGTGAAAGTACAAACCATGCTGTTGGTTTTAAAGCAAATAAAAGTACAACATTAACAGAGTTCTATAGTATTTTTCAAGCTACAATAAATCGATGGAGAAAAACCGAAGAAAAAGACGACTTTGACTGTACAAGGGGAATACCAACTTCAGAGCTAAGTATGAGTGCTATATTAAAACAGGCAGCAAATGTATACACGATAACACTTtttcgtgattttgaagaaGAGTTCAAGCTTTCTGTGGCAAGTAGTACAATGTTCAAGGGAAGTGTAGGAAGAACAATGTTTTTTGAAGTGTGGATAGAAGGAATAACAG GATCAAGGCAAGAAGTTCAATACAAAATGGAAGATTCAACCGTCACTTGCACATGCAAAAACTTTGAAGAATCTGGATGGTTGTGCTTCCATTGTTTAAGAATATTGCATTTACATTCAATCAATACAATTCCAGATCGTTACATAACAACAAGATGGACTAGATATGCAAAGAAACAGATATGGGAAAGGGTTGATACAATAAAAAGGGAGAAAGGTGAAATCAACAATTTTACTGGTTGGAGATTACATATGATCAGAAG ATACTATAACTTAATTTTGAAAGGGCATAAGATAGCAAAGGCCAGAAAATTTATCGAGGAGAAGTTTAAAATGGATAATAAAGCAGttgatgaaatcataaaaaaggaagaagaaaggaaggcaaaagaagaagcTGCAAAGATAGCAGAACAAGAAAAGGCAAAAGCTGAAGCACAACGAGAAACACAAGACGGGGAATCAACTAATTCTGAAATAACAATTGTGCTTGATCCTGATCGTGCTAATACTAAAGGAAAGAGTAAGAAGAGAATAAAGGGTCAATATGACAATTACAAGCAGCCatcaaagaaaggaaaaaagaaacacaaagaaTTTTGA
- the LOC110776834 gene encoding CMP-sialic acid transporter 3, producing the protein MKNGVVECSVCHSKIISPTSKTVSRAYDRHRSKISSKQRVLNVLLVVGDCFLVGLQPVLVYMSKVDGKFNFSPVSVNFLTEIMKVIFAIVMLLIQARHQKVGEKPLLSVSTFVQAARNNVLLAVPALLYAVNNYLKFIMQLYFNPSTVKMLSNLKVLVIAVLLRMVMKRKFSIIQWEALALLLIGISVNQMRSGPSGPEGAAAMGLPVATAAYVYTLIFVTVPSLASVFNEYALKSQYDTSIYLQNLFLYGYGAIFNFLAIVGIALVKGPSSFNILEGHSKATMLLICNNAAQGILSSFFFKYADTILKKYSSTVATIFTGFASAAMFGHKLTINFMLGISIVFISMHQFFSPLSKVKDEQENAVELVDVQNNIRSKDPFIDMAAGANEEASHRVGHDDRQPLLPR; encoded by the exons ATGAAGAACGGAGTGGTAGAATGTAGTGTGTGCCACTCAAAAATAATATCGCCTACCTCCAAAACCGTATCAAGGGCCTATGACCGGCATAGGAGTAAGATTTCATCGAAGCAACGTGTTCTTAACGTCCTCTTGGTGGTTGGGGATTGTTTTTTAGTTGGTTTGCAG CCTGTTCTGGTTTATATGTCCAAGGTGGATGGAAAATTCAATTTTAGTCCAGTCAGTGTCAACTTCTTGACCGAGATTATGAAGGTTATCTTTGCAATTGTTATGCTTTTGATTCAG GCCAGACATCAAAAAGTTGGAGAAAAGCCTCTTCTATCTGTCTCCACATTTGTtcag GCTGCTCGCAACAATGTGCTTCTTGCTGTTCCAGCTCTTCTGTACGCAGTTAACAACTATCTCAAGTTTATTATGCAG TTATATTTCAATCCTTCGACCGTGAAGATGCTCAGCAACTTGAAG GTTTTGGTAATTGCTGTTCTGCTAAGGATGGTAATGAAACGTAAATTTTCTATTATTCAG TGGGAAGCTCTCGCTCTGCTACTAATAGGCATTAGTGTTAACCAAATGCGTTCTGGTCCTTCCGGACCTGAGGGTGCTGCTGCCATGGGACTTCCAGTTGCAACAGCAGCATACGTCTATACACTGATCTTT GTTACAGTTCCATCTTTGGCCTCAGTTTTTAATGAGTATGCTCTAAAGAGTCAATATGATACTAGCATATACCTtcag AACTTATTCTTATATGGATATGGTGCAATCTTCAACTTCTTGGCCATAGTGGGAATTGCATTGGTAAAAG GCCCGAGCAGCTTTAACATTCTTGAGGGACATTCAAAAGCTACAATGCTTCTAATATGCAACAATGCAGCGCAAGGAATcttgtcttcctttttctttaaaTATGCAG ACACAATCTTGAAGAAGTATTCTTCAACTGTTGCCACAATCTTTACGGGCTTTGCTTCTGCCGCTATGTTTGGCCATAAGCTGACAATTAACTTTATGCTGGGGATTTCTATAGTTTTCATCTCAATGCATCAG TTTTTCTCACCTCTTTCCAAAGTGAAAGATGAACAGGAGAACGCTGTAGAATTAGTGGATGTACAGAACAATATCAG GTCAAAGGACCCCTTCATAGATATGGCAGCGGGAGCTAATGAGGAG GCTAGTCATCGTGTAGGTCATGATGATAGACAACCACTTCTTCCCAGATAA